From the Bacteroidales bacterium genome, the window CGTGCAGTTAAAAATATTATTATTATTTTCTTTAACGGATAAAAATCCCGGTAATAAATTAATTGATTTTACTGCTTCAATCTTATTACTATCAACCGTATTGTCGCATAAAATAAGTTTTAAATTATATGCTCCGGAAGTTAAACCGTAGGTGTTCCAGTTTGCAAGAACCTCATCGCGTTTTTCGGTTTTTACTTTTTCAACAATCGGAAGCCATGTCATATCACCATTTTTCTGATAATACAAACTATAATAATTAAAATCCATGAGCAAACTCACAGGAGTTTTGTCAATCCATGCGGAACCATGTATGGGAACAATAGTATCAACAAATGAAGATGATGGTTTCCCGATATATGCTAACCATGCACATGAAGCATCAAGAATCTGAGGTTCTTCTGGGAGCTGACTTTGTAAAATCATAAGAATTGAATTGTCCAAAGAAGAAGCAACTCCCGAACTTAAAGTTGAATATGCAAAAAGAAAGATAGAATTGCGTGAACTTCTTATAGCATTAACTGCCGTTGAATATCCCGCAAGCATAAATGTCGTATCTGTTGCCCACCAATAACCTCCTGAACCATCAACGAAAATGTTCGACGATTGCAATTGCGAATGATTTTCGGTGCCAACTTCACCGAGGATGCATCCTGTTACATTTAGTTTTGTGTTGCCCATAGGATATAAGCTCCACGTTTGAACACTCGAATTAATCAAATGCAGATTTCTATCGGATAAGTTGGCAACAAAATTCGTATAAGTAGAATTATCAACCAATCCATTTACATCAAGAGAATCACTCCCTTCAAACCAAAGTCCTATTGCTCTGATTTTCGAATCTGAAATGGTAATGTCAGAGCCGGTTGTAGGCATCATTCCCCACATGATTGCATAACTTGTGTCCACATCAATGCTATAGTCAATTCCGCTGATTCCCGGCGTGGTGCTATTAAAAACATACGAATAAACAGTATCTCCTTTCGGAAAATAATAATTCACCACACTTATTTTCGGAAAATGATGCCAGAGAA encodes:
- a CDS encoding T9SS type A sorting domain-containing protein; its protein translation is MRIEKILLVVLLLTAISVNAQKIPQNKLNAFFKEAYKKINENKNVPQNINNASLPNAIQTGVFQNINKFKNIKPINKSNSRFDTLFIGLIPNDSLIVTGTFFHDGPVFVIGNGILRFKHANATILGDLCVWGDNALVTADSSTLYFPQQYFYQRSLIIAGKGKVIYRNTTLDHSGLSHNLVLTDSAKMEMHNVTNIGFTTCGVYKNPELYIDGINEAGEFIITDKAKLTFKNAHTILLWHHFPKISVVNYYFPKGDTVYSYVFNSTTPGISGIDYSIDVDTSYAIMWGMMPTTGSDITISDSKIRAIGLWFEGSDSLDVNGLVDNSTYTNFVANLSDRNLHLINSSVQTWSLYPMGNTKLNVTGCILGEVGTENHSQLQSSNIFVDGSGGYWWATDTTFMLAGYSTAVNAIRSSRNSIFLFAYSTLSSGVASSLDNSILMILQSQLPEEPQILDASCAWLAYIGKPSSSFVDTIVPIHGSAWIDKTPVSLLMDFNYYSLYYQKNGDMTWLPIVEKVKTEKRDEVLANWNTYGLTSGAYNLKLILCDNTVDSNKIEAVKSINLLPGFLSVKENNNNIFNCTIFPNPLTNRAEASFYLNKKSNMSFSVVDVLGKIAFEKTYSFEKGTNTIEIDGSKLSKGLYYCIMKTENYCEVKKIIIIS